The following proteins are encoded in a genomic region of Gossypium hirsutum isolate 1008001.06 chromosome D05, Gossypium_hirsutum_v2.1, whole genome shotgun sequence:
- the LOC121217988 gene encoding uncharacterized protein, whose amino-acid sequence MALQVLPTFSATYSRSNMLSDNEQYGLENISRAGSVAGFALIFFVSQSTIYVGVLFKARFILVLDDSRASVLAQSRVLSSCGIDELPSSTTPIGWLSRMIQFKEKSRKLASFQIYDVISSVFVPVGADQKQQLELTHQLADRVNYLCGGRKWKKLGCLLPYVGSEAANTPAGVRLMSLGDGLAKTMNLYLDMKNLDMMSKSTPSDQSGIDLLDPKDEHYMLCCYEAAHCRLGCLTNIKSGEVHLAASVLNSHWCLDGIDVLLDSIFDSSNSTSSIDYNFLFGWTLAEGPKKAAVAGATLINVYQAIRFLRS is encoded by the exons ATGGCGCTTCAGGTTCTCCCGACTTTCTCTGCTACGTACTCGAGATCAAACATGTTAAGTGATAACGAACAATATG GTCTTGAGAATATCTCAAGAGCAGGTTCCGTAGCAG GTTTCGCATTGATATTCTTTGTCTCACAATCAACCATTTATGTTGGGGTGCTTTTTAAAGCTAGATTCATCTTGGTTCTGGATGACTCGAGA GCTTCTGTCCTTGCGCAGTCACGTGTTTTGAGCTCATGTGGAATTGATGAGCTACCAAGCTCTACCACACCAATTGGTTGGCTAAGCAGAATGATTCAGTTCAAAGAGAAATCTCGCAAGCTGGCGAGTTTTCAGATTTATGACGTGATCTCA TCTGTTTTCGTCCCAGTTGGTGCAGATCAGAAGCAGCAGTTGGAGTTGACTCATCAGTTGGCTGATCGTGTTAACTATTTATGTGGTGGAAGAAAGTGGAAAAAGCTGGGATG TTTGCTCCCTTATGTAGGTTCTGAGGCTGCTAATACTCCAGCTGGAGTTCGACTTATGTCCCTCGGTGATGGTCTTGCAAAGACTATGAATCTATATTTAGATATGAAAAACTTGGATATG ATGTCCAAGTCTACACCTTCTGATCAGTCTGGAATAGATCTACTTGACCCCAAAGAT GAGCATTACATGCTATGCTGTTATGAAGCTGCCCATTGTAGATTGGGCTGTCTAACAAACATAAAATCTGGTGAGGTCCATCTTGCTGCTTCAGTGTTGAACTCACATTGGTGCCTAGATGGTATTGATGTTTTATTAGATTCCATCTTTGACAGTAGTAACAGCACGAGTTCTATTGATTATAATTT CTTATTTGGATGGACCTTGGCAGAAGGGCCTAAGAAAGCTGCAGTAGCTGGTGCTACTCTCATTAATGTATACCAGGCAATTAGATTCTTGCGTAGTTGA